One genomic segment of Pseudorca crassidens isolate mPseCra1 chromosome X, mPseCra1.hap1, whole genome shotgun sequence includes these proteins:
- the XKRX gene encoding XK-related protein 2 yields the protein MDRVFEIPEEPSVEPISSLEEDVIRGTNPRFTFPFGILFSTFLYCGEAASALYMVRIYRKNSETYWMAYTFSFFMFSSIMVQLTLIFVHRDLAKDKPLSLFMHLILLGPVIRCLEAMIKYLTLWKKGGQEEPYVSLTRKKMLINGEEVLIEWEVGHSIRTLAMHRSAYKRMSQIQAFLGSVPQLTCQLYVTLISAEVPVGRAVLIVFSLISVTYGATLCNMLAIQIKYDEYKIRLGPLEVLCITIWRTLEITSRLMILVLFSATLKLKAVPFLLLNFLIILFEPWVKFWRSGAHMPNNIEKNFSRLGTLVVLISVTVLYAGINFSCWSALQLKLADSDLVEKGQNWGHMGLHYSVRLLENVIMVLVFKFFGVKVLLNYCHSLIALQLIIAYLISIGFMLLFFQYLHPLRSLFTHNVVDYLHCVCCYQHPRGRVENSEPSIDAEARQSIV from the exons atggaCCGAGTTTTTGAAATTCCTGAGGAGCCAAGCGTGGAGCCGATATCCTCTCTGGAGGAAGATGTCATCCGTGGGACGAACCCCCGATTTACCTTTCCATTTGGCATCCTCTTCTCCACGTTTTTGTACTGTGGGGAGGCAGCATCTGCCTTGTACATGGTTAGAATCTATCGGAAGAATAGTGAAACCTACTGGATGGCATACaccttttccttctttatgttttcatCCATTATGGTCCAGTTGACCCTCATTTTTGTCCACAGAGATCTGGCCAAAGACAAGCCACTATCATTGTTTATGCATCTAATCCTCTTGGGACCTGTTATCAG ATGTTTGGAAGCCATGATTAAGTACCTCACACTGTGGAAGAAAGGAGGGCAGGAGGAGCCCTATGTCAGCCTCACCCGAAAGAAGATGCTAATAAATGGCGAGGAGGTGCTGATAGAATGGGAGGTGGGCCACTCCATCCGGACCCTGGCTATGCACCGCAGTGCCTACAAACGTATGTCACAGATCCAAGCCTTCCTGGGCTCAGTGCCCCAGCTGACCTGTCAGCTCTATGTGACCCTGATCTCTGCAGAGGTCCCCGTGGGTAGAG ctgTGCTAATAGTCTTTTCCCTGATATCTGTCACCTATGGGGCTACCCTCTGCAATATGTTGGCTATCCAGATCAAGTACGATGAATACAAGATTCGCCTTGGTCCACTAGAAGTCCTGTGCATCACCATTTGGCGGACATTGGAGATCACCTCCCGCCTCATGATTCTCGTGCTCTTTTCAGCCACCTTGAAATTGAAGGCTGTGCCCTTCTTATTGCTGAACTTCCTGATCATCCTCTTTGAGCCTTGGGTTAAGTTCTGGAGGAGTGGTGCCCACATGCCCAATAACATTGAGAAAAATTTCAGCCGACTTGGCACCTTAGTGGTGTTGATTTCCGTTACCGTCCTCTATGCTGGCATCAACTTCTCTTGCTGGTCAGCTTTGCAGTTGAAGTTAGCAGACAGCGACCTTGTTGAGAAAGGTCAGAACTGGGGACATATGGGCCTGCACTATAGTGTGAGATTGTTAGAGAATGTGATCATGGTCTTGGTTTTTAAGTTCTTTGGAGTGAAAGTGTTACTGAATTACTGTCATTCCTTGATTGCCTTGCAGCTCATTATTGCTTATCTGATTTCCATTGGCTTCATGCTCCTTTTCTTCCAGTACTTGCACCCGTTGCGCTCACTCTTCACCCACAATGTAGTGGACTATCTCCACTGTGTCTGCTGCTACCAGCACCCTCGGGGCAGGGTTGAGAACTCAGAGCCATCCATTGATGCTGAAGCAAGGCAAAGCATTGTCTGA